A DNA window from Porites lutea chromosome 6, jaPorLute2.1, whole genome shotgun sequence contains the following coding sequences:
- the LOC140941751 gene encoding uncharacterized protein codes for MEEAKEIVEKAVLNGETSLELSSLELDVLPVEFFSETLVYVTVLNLDYNDFQVLPAEISRLSALRVLSATGNQLKELPETIQELENLQCLHLNENCLRELPLFLSKLRHLEIVDATGNGIDSWKKGFGEQLLELRLDENRLSTLPRSLSCMKNLKVLELGDNNLTSLPDDIGSLMKLEILNLSQNNMTELPASIGDLPSLKILDLSGNHIEDLPESFQSAGVIESFFMEKNYVKTLPSWCGSLCNIVNLGMADNQLVGNPLPDNFGSVSGKSLRTLDLSGNNISQLPDSVGELKHLEKLQLGSTICELERRAFQNGNWLHSLPNSFGWMINLQKLHLDENLLTELPENFGSLVNLEWADFGQNRLQKLPESFCSLTRLWFLQLSQNFLERLPEDFGNLTNLIELRLSNNYLAELPSSFANLTNLQTLDLFHNELTKIPKQLLNLKKLLRLDLDKNQFKLKAEKVPKLTKQVKYPSRDPNLKNNWRGKTREDYVEPDEEKTVQILNEVDEEEEDYQDDDTDEEEITYSEAALEFAMKRSLSIWKSHEGPDEREVKNRNQITNTSIPSFTTYQSTSSQKREETIMERSKGFYSEIFEDADVSFTKESNLENLDEKENHPDVTVPQHDEISSNSNLDVTEDWDEEIQDSLAYNVVLETFKERRRNKVFFQNQLQNLLYSYPPACQAFTKTANYESAVYCSPMSAACSMPFLCPSNKDTAGQFDDADEDD; via the exons ATGGAAGAAGCAAAGGAGATCGTGGAGAAAGCTGTTTTGAATGGAGAAACATCTCTAGAACTGTCCTCTTTGGAGCTGGATGTTTTACCTGTTGAGTTTTTCTCAGAAACTCTCGTTTATGTCACCGTTTTGAATCTCGACTACAACGACTTCCAAGTCTTGCCGGCGGAAATTTCTCGTTTATCTGCATTGAGAGTTTTATCTGCTACGGGTAACCAGTTGAAAGAATTGCCAGAAACAATCCAAGAGCTTGAAAATTTGCAGTGTCTTCACCTAAACGAAAATTGTCTTCGTGAACTGCCTCTGTTCTTGTCAAAGCTTCGTCACTTGGAAATCGTGGATGCCACGGGCAATGGAATCGACTCTTGGAAAAAAGGATTTGGGGAGCAGTTATTAGAATTACGGCTGGATGAGAATAGATTGTCGACTTTACCCAGGTCACTAAGTTGTATGAAGAACCTCAAAGTGCTTGAGCTGGGAGATAACAATCTTACAAGTCTTCCAGATGACATTGGGTCATTGATGAAACTCGAGATTTTGAATTTGAGCCAAAACAACATGACAGAGTTACCGGCATCAATAGGAGATCTTCCCAGTTTAAAGATACTTGATTTAAGTGGCAACCATATTGAAGATTTACCAGAAAGTTTCCAATCAGCCGGGGTCATTGAAAGCTTTTTCATGGAGAAAAATTATGTCAAAACACTGCCGTCTTGGTGTGGAAGTTTGTGTAATATTGTGAACCTTGGAATGGCCGACAATCAGTTGGTAGGGAACCCCCTACCAGATAACTTTGGATCAGTATCTGGAAAATCATTAAGAACTCTAGATCTGTCAGGAAATAACATCTCACAATTACCAGATAGCGTGGGAGAATTGAAGCATCTTGAAAAGCTACAACTTGGGAGTACGATTTGTGAACTGGAAAGAAGAGCATTTCAGAATGGAAATTGGCTGCACAGTTTGCCTAACTCTTTTGGTTGGATGATTAACCTCCAAAAGCTGCATTTAGATGAAAACCTGCTTACTGAACTGCCAGAAAACTTTGGCTCCTTAGTGAATTTAGAGTGGGCTGATTTTGGACAAAACCGCTTACAAAAACTTCCTGAATCTTTTTGCTCCCTTACCAGACTATGGTTCTTGCAGCTGTCGCAAAACTTTTTGGAAAGACTTCCTGAAGATTTTGGAAACCTGACAAATCTTATTGAGTTGAGATTAAGCAACAATTACCTGGCTGAACTCCCCAGTTCTTTTGCAAATTTGACAAACCTGCAAACCTTAGATTTGTTCCACAATGAACTTACAAAGATTCCCAAGCAGCTTTTGAATCTCAAAAAGCTCTTAAGACTAGACTTGGACAAAAATcaatttaaattaaaagctgAAAAAGTACCTAAGTTAACAAAACAAGTGAAATATCCTTCTAGAGACCCAAATCTCAAAAACAACTGGCGTGGAAAGACGAGGGAGGACTACGTTGAGCCAGATGAAGAGAAGACTGTTCAGATATTAAATGAGGTGGATGAAGAAGAGGAGGATTACCAGGATGATGACACGGATGAAGAAGAGATAACTTACAGTGAAGCAGCATTGGAATTTGCTATGAAGAGAAGTTTGTCAATATGGAAATCCCATGAAG GTCCAGATGAAAGGGAAGTGAAAAACAGGAATCAAATCACAAACACATCAATTCCATCCTTCACAACTTATCAATCCACATCATCTCAGAAAAGAGAAGAAACTATCATGGAGCGCTCTAAAGGCTTTTACAGTGAAATATTTGAAGATGCAGATGTTTCTTTTACCAAAGAATCAAATCTGGAGAATTTGGATGAGAAGGAAAACCATCCAGATGTGACTGTACCCCAGCATGATGAAATAAGCTCAAATTCAAACTTGGATGTAACAGAAGATTGGGATGAAGAAATACAGGACTCCTTGGCGTACAATGTTGTGCTGGAAACGTTTAAAGAAAGGAGACGAAACAAGGTGTTTTTTCAAAACCAGCTGCAAAACTTGCTGTATTCATATCCTCCAGCTTGTCAGGCATTTACCAAGACTGCAAATTATGAATCTGCTGTTTACTGCTCGCCTATGTCAGCTGCCTGTTCCATGCCATTTTTGTGCCCATCAAATAAGGATACTGCAGGGCAGTTTGATGATGCTGATGAGGATGATTGA